ACTTTCACTGTTTCAATCTGCCCTTTTACTGACAGTGTGCTGGGTGGGGCACCTCTGGATGTTGAAACACTAACAGTTGAGCGAGATGAGAATCTGCAATAACATTATGGGCaataaaaagaaacattatGAACATGCTAACAATGTCTGAAAGGctgaataattaaaaaacacTGATTCAATCAGCAGGAGGTATGTGTGGAAAGTACctcttcagttttattttcacCATTTTCAGATGGTGTAGTACCTTCCTTTGCAGCTTCTTGCTTTTCATCCTTCTTCCCTTTAGCACCTTTGCTGGCTTTTGTTCCAGGTTCCTTCTGACAGAAGATTAAAAACATGGCCATAGACATTGTATGAGTAGCCAGAACCCTGCATCTTTATCAAAACAACTTTCACACGAACTAAACAGCAAGTCTTGGCAAGTTTCATGTGCTGGACTGAAACAGAAAACCATCTAAAGGCTACCTGGAAACTGTAAACCCACATAAGTTACATAGAGACTCAACATTTCTAGAAAATGGTGGCGTCTCCTTCTTTagtttttctgaaaattttttCAGGGATACAAAACCTTGCCAGACTACTTTGGTAGAGCTGTCCTATGAGGTATATACAGGATATCTGTTTGAACAAACACAATTACAGTATACTGAAAGCTTATTCAGCCAAACACCAACACCACACTGTTTGTGTAACTACAGCACTACACTTTCAAttcatataaaatattaaattagattttaaaaattaagcttTTTTTGTTGGCTGTCCTTTTGTTACTTTGATAACATCTGTGATGGTCATTCCATGTCAACAAAAGAACCATCCAACATGCTAGGGAGACAAACTGATAAAAGTCCATCTGCAGCAACACAAAGCAGAGAATTTATCAAAAGGAACTATTTTAATAACCACAATTTCATTTTGAGATTTGTTCTTAATTTCTATGTACAGTCTACTATTTTTTTATAAATCCTTTCTCTGTGTACTTATTTATGTTTGTGATCTAAAGTTTAGCACAGACATAGGTTAAATATTTAAAGTGCAATGGGATAAAATTTAAATGGTATTGCATTTACCATTTTACTTTAGTATTTAAAGTAGTTCTGATAAACACTGGATTCTTTCATGCAACCATTTGCTCCAAATTCTCCGTGCAAATGGCAATAGTAGCTTTGAACACCTAATATCTGCCTTTCTTGGTTTACTACCCTTCCCCACTGATGCCCATACAGGAGTGGGACAGTGAGGAGAGAGCACCAGTAATCCCAGTTCCAGGGCAGCCTGAATTACTCCTTCGACCCTCAGCTTCAATGTTACACAGCAGCTTAATTTGGGAGCTTTCAGTTGGTACGAGCACAGTTATAACTCTTCACCTACGAAAGAACAAACTAAGGAACTGACTTAGCAAATTAATAGCATGCAAGCTTTTAACAATAAAAATTATCTCAAATCTGCACCATCTTTCATTGTTTAATAGCAAGTTCAGAGTACACACTTGCTGTTTTCTGTTGTAGAGACCAAGGTTAAGATACTCCTAAAAATGTGATCCAGTTAgggtttggaaaaaaaaaaaggattactGTATTAAGAAGTTACTTACAGTAATATCATAAAGGATTTGAGACACCCAAAATAAGTTTCAAATGCCTCTCACACATCTTAGACGGGGTCCATGACACCAAGCTCATCCCACAGGTATGTGAAGCTACAGAAGCTATAACATTCCCTTCTTTATTAATACTCTTTTTAAGAGGGGAGCAGGATGGACTCAGCAAGACTTTACTGGTAATTTTGTATGATAAATCACACAATGTTTAAAGTCAGAGTTTTACTTTCACATGTGGACTTTGTATCCTGGCACTTGCCCAACTGAGATGACAATAAAAGCActtgaaaaaaatggaattgtgAGGAGTGCTAGACTCAGTGTCCAGCATGGGAGCTTTTTTCCCGCAATAAAGCAATTGCTATTATTCAACATTCCCCTTAGGCACAAATAAATCTACAGTTTCTGCAGTACATGATTTATATGCAAAAATCCTGAAAAGGTATTTCAAACACTAATAAGATTTTAATTTGACTGTAACTGGCccagaaaacccaaaccattcaatttaaatatatttaatttcacCTTTAATTATAATTGTGCattctcagcagcagccaggcttcAAGAACAGATAAGAGTTTCTCAGTACAAAATGAAGTACTGCACCTCTAGACAAGGAAACAGAATGATACAGAGTAATCTCAAATGCTTTTGTAGAAATTGCTAGGTCTCAGGAAGAGTTTACTCAACCAAGCCTGTACTTTTCAGGAAAGGTGTAGTAAAGGTAAAAATTCTTCTAAAACTAGCAATTCACTACAAACTAACATGGTCTGCATATCAAACAGGCAAGACATTTTCTTTGGGCCAGTAATGAGGCCAGGAAGGGgtggaacagaaagaaaagaatgatcTAATTTGCGTTTTTTTTCCAGGGAGGgggggcagggagctgcagagagggCAGGGAAGCCCatgcctcaaaaaaaaaatgctgtgaaTTGAACTGTTTGCAACATAAAGAAGGAGTGTACTTGCTTACTATGAGCTAAAAAGATGGGACTAACCAGAAAGAGTATTTACCTTTGTTGTTTTCCTTGGTTTGGGTTCAGGTTTTGGTGGAGCAGGTTTCTATAAAACATTTTTCGTTGCACAACATGTTAGACACACCACCAGAAGCCAGCCTCCTCCACACCCTGCTTCCCCCCCACCCTGCATCTTCCCTTACTTCCTGCTCAATAGTATACATCTAGAAACAGTCTGAAAAACCTTACTGCACAAATGCACCTCATCTCTGTACACACCTGTTTGCATTAGTTCACTCATCTAGAACTGAAAGTAATTTGGGGGTCACTCTACAAGTAAAACACGGAGATTAGAAGTACCTGTTAAAAAACCCCCATCAGCTATATTGTAACAGAGAAGAGGAACTAAAACCAAGTACTAGCAGTGGCATCAAATTCAGTCCCCGAAACACAGctccctctccttcccagaGAAATAGCTGCATTTTCACAACTAACATTAGCctgcaaaatgaaataaagtcAATACTGCACCTAACAGACAGTTTTGCACTCAAGTGGGGAAATAAATCTTTTGTCAGAACAACCTGAAAACCtgaaaccaaaaaaacaaagatAACTTCATTGCTAGAATTCTTAAATACCCCTCGACAAGAACAAAAATTGAATCAAGCAAAATGTAAAAAACTTGTTTGGTCTGAGAAACCATATGTGCTTAGAAAAGAATATACCAGGAGGTACTACACATACTTACAGCTGACAGTCTTGCTGATCGTCTTGTGGgctacagaaaagaaaaaaaaaaaagaacatttttacaGGCTTACAGGAAAAAGTATCCAAAGCAACATAGTATCAGCATTCCACAGGACAGCATAAAATATGCATCTATCAAAATATGTGTCTATTGCCAAACACAATTCACATCTCCCTCACCTTTGACAATCAAAACTTGAAAGGGACAGAGTGATatgaaagttaaaaataaaagttgtgCAGGAATTATACCATCTAAACTGATGCTTTCTTGGGACTACCTAAAAACAGAAATCAGACAAAATTAAGGGAGTAAAAAGCTGTTATATTTATCAAaggccttcaggtacatttcGGGCAGACAAATCCCGAAATGTACCTGACAGGGGCTACACCCAAAATGGATGACAGGTCAGGGGTTTCCATACTTTTGTAGGTCTGCTCCATTTGCACATTGGGGGTTAAtcttccaattacagcttcaggtaatgaagtcatttacTCCAAGTTTGCTCCTTCCCAACTCagttttgtttacatttctctgGGCCTGAgacagtgaggtgtccttgatttccaggcctggagaggaattgttttgtctgaccaaAATGGGAAAGTAGCAGCTAACACCCTATACGGAGTTTAGGGCTATACACTAAAGAATTGCAGGAttacaaatatatgaaaaatataaaagctaaaattctAAGGCATCAAAAGCTCCACAAAGTTAAATACctcacacatacacacaccccTTTTACAACTACTTCTGAGTCCCTTCCTGGTCTATATAAGGTTCACAAATCCAGCAAGCTTGACTACCTGTGCAAAGGACTGAACCTTTTTCATATAGACTTAGCATGATGCTTTTAGAATCTAGCAAATGTTACTTGTAATAGTGGGCACAAATCCCATCTGATTAACAGCTGAATAAAGTTAACATCCTTCTCTAGAGGACATCAGAGTGCTAAAATTTCAAAACATGAAACTAAGTCCTTCCACTTCCTCAGTTCTCCACACACTTGCTCAGAGAGTCCAGGTGCACAAAGACAGCTGCAAGATGAGagagagaaattatttcttctatttAAACACAAATCTCAAAAGGAAAGACTTGAGCCAGAGATTCTACTTTTCTCCAGCTTTATCACTTCAACATACTTTCCCTATTAGATTTCATTTCATCCTGCTTTTTGTCATAAATTTATTACTGAAGTCTTAAAAATACTTGTTAGCTTGTTAGTTTgttcacaattttttttattaattaaaacaGATTCACCCAGTTACAGAGCATGGTTAACAAACTGAGCTGAAGTCTGGTCTACTCATAGAACTAGAATTACACCTGTGGTCAAAATAAAGGGACAACTAAACTACAACAAATATCCAACATAACTCAGCttaaaaagagaatgaaaaatacTTCTAATCACATATTAAGCATTTAAGTTGAGCTAAAAAAAACCATGGCTCGGCACATCCTGCAACAGGAAAAAGCTCTTGTTAATATCTAAAGAATGCTGTAATTTGTGTTCATTGGAGCCATTCAAGAATTCTTCGTGGAAAGCAGCAGTGAATAGTTCAAGTCTGCATCCAGCAAAATAGAAATCAAAAAATACCTAAAGATATTTTCAGCTATGAAATATTTATGCATCATGAACAGCAAAAAGGTAAACCTCTCTTTTCTTGGCAATTTAGCATATCAACCACTTAAGAAGCAGCCTACCATTATTTTACAACAGGATAAAAAAAACCATTTCAGCTGGTCAGGTAATCAAAGAACCTCTAACTCAGATTTTACAAATCTGCTTTCTTAATCAATTCTTTCTACCCCTTTAACATTTAGGAACTGAAATGTTAGCATCTACTTTTTAAAGGATAATATGTTGATTTAGATAAGTTATAATTCTCTCCCCTACCTCCTGTTCCATAACTTGTTTGCCATAAGAAAGTCAGCATAAACCGTAAGGTCTTCAAAAATGCTTGACagctaaataattttaattcttatttGAGGTTTGTATGTATTTTTGTGTTATCTGATTTTAAGGAGGGAACTAGAGCCAAGTCAGTAAAGGTCACATTTTCATGTGCTTTGGGAACCTCTGTCCCCTCCAAACAGCTGCGCTAACCCAGAAATTAGCAGCTCACCCAAGAGTCTGTTTGACACTGGCCTGCTAGCAATCATCTATGGAAAGGATCTATGAAAGgagcagacagaaaaactcTGAGCACTCTCCCACTGCACCAGCTTCTGGCAATCTGAAGCTGCCAACTTTCCAACCTGCATATCATATAAACATCATGTGTTTAAATAGCCCCCAAGGGTTATTTTCTACACAAATCTCTTTAATAATGTAGTACACATTTACGCTTTCAGTTTCCATAACATCTCATGTCAATGAGTTCCACAATGGGATTATGCACCAtgtggaaaacaaaaagcaaaatcttCACCCTCCACTGTCCCTCCTTTTAACTTCTTGCCTCTTACTTCCATTAGATTCCTCTTGTTTACAGGTTTCATGAAAAGTAATTCTCTAACtgtctttcttttagttactaaTTGTTTTGTCACAACTCCATTATATAAAAGATGAAGAATCCTAGAAAAACTGTGTTGCTTGGTTTTTTAGTTTGGGTTGTTTACCCTTTTTTAAAGCTGCTGTACATCCTCTATTTGTCCCACTGTACTTGGTATCCTTTTAATTCTACCATGGCCTCTATAAGGAGAGCTTCATTTAGTACTCCCTTATTTGAGagcaaaaaaattaatcttgtgGTACACTGACGCTTACTCTGTCCTCTGGCATTTTTTCCTATGTTCTAGTTACTTTCTGTTTAGAACTACTGACATTTTCTAGTAACTATTCACTGTGATTTTACAATCTCTCCCCTGATTAACAGCTTCGTGACCAACATTGGGTCTTCCCCTCCCTGTGTATTAATTTGCGTTTCTCCATATTGAATTTCTTTTGATGTTTTATCACTTGGTTATTTGTCAATGACATAACAGGCATTCTCAGCCTCTTTCACTTCTGACTACTCTGACAATTTTCGTAAACTTCAGCAAACTTTGTAAATTCTTTAGTACCTTTTCTCCTAGAGATCATTAACAAACACATTCAGCAGCAAAAGCCCAAAAAAAGAATCCAATACTCTACTGATAATCTCCTCCTTTATGAAAATTAACTTTCACTCCTCCATTCTCTTCTCATAAGTTTAAATGTCAGAAATTCTTAGAAAGATCTTCAATACTAGCCAGTTTCTTTATGATCCTTGGGGAACCTTATGAAAAAGTGTTTTTTACTTGCAAGTAAACTATAGCGCATACCGTCTGTTTACTTGCTACTTTCCTGATCAAATGTGCTCCAAGATTTACAAACAGAGCAATTAAATATTCTCCCACTCTTCTCAAGGTCCTGGTTTGTCTGCCACAAAAGAAGGCAACCTAAGAAAACAAGTTCTCATAATTTTCTACCTGttttttaaattcacattaAAGGCTATGACAAACAAACTAGTGAACTTTATTGTAGATACCAAGATACCACCAGCTGTCTTCTCTAACAGAATGTACTGTGTCCTTTAAACAAATTCAGtcaaagaaaacacaaatgtGTCAGCTGCTCCAGTTCAGACTGTAGTATCTTAATTCAAGACACCCTCCCATCAGTCACTTAAGCTAAGAATAGTTTTGAAGTAGACTGGCTGAGGTGTGTGCATTAACCCTCTTCTGCCAACCCACTAGAGACAGACAACAGTTCCAGGCAGTAAGATACAACACTACTACCACAAGATCCACCAGAGTTTGTCTATGAAAGCCCTAAAACTTTCTCAAATTTATTTGGTGTACTACTAAGTTGTATAAATCCTCAGTACACCAAGACAAAATCAAGCCAGATAGGTTACAAATGTGGTTTACTGTCTTTATTCCACTGAAAACAGCTCACCAGAAGTGACGCAGAAATGCGTAATCTTCTGATATACGTGACTGCAAATCTCCAGTTAAATAATTACATgccaaaacaaatgaaatatatatatatatatatatacttgcCTCTTGTTTAGTTACTTTTGCTGCATCCTTGCCTTCAGCACCCTCTGGAGactgaaacaaaatattaaatCAGTGTTTTTATTACAAACTTAAAAGCAGGCAGACAACAGCAAAATAAAGATTATGGTGAAGACTGACTGCTCTTTCATTTGCAACAACTTAAAGCAACCTGACAAATCTGCTTTTGTATGTACAAACAGCAGTTGGTACTCAAACCAGTCTCTTTACCAAAACCATCTGAGGACTGAGCACCAGATACATACATATCATATCACTTACCACCCCTCAGAGTTCCCATAGCCCATTAACTAAAGCATCCACAGGCTCCAGTGGAAGCTCCATCTCATCAGCTGTTGGTAGCAGAACAGTAGGAACTGGAAATCTGAGGTTTGCTCTATAATGGCTTTTGACATCCCCAAGAAatttaacacattttttccCAAACGTGAATTTAACCTGTTATGAGATGCAGTGAGATGAACCAATAAACCACAGTATTACTGAAATGAATGATTTCTTTACCTCTTttactcctttctcctctcagCCTCACTCATATGAAAGTTTTAAAAGTCTCCTTACATCGTATCTCACCTCCTCCATCAGAAGAGCATAAATCAGTAAAATACTGAGATATTGACAGGAAAGCTTGGGACAAACAGGCATCTTCTCAAGAACAAAGTATCAACTTGAACATTGTAAAACTAATCTTGCATAGGTACTAGAAAAAGGTTGGTTAAATTAAAGAAGGGAGGGCAGGTAAAAATCAAGCTTCTCTTTTGTTTACAACTCATGATGTGTAACTTCACATTTTGCAAACATTTGTGTTTCTAGGTAGGAGCAAGCAATACTTGGATAAAGAGCAAGCAGCAGCATTTAGAGGAGAACTACAAGAATGGCATATTTCAAAAAGGCACATTACAGGCAGCAGAGAAGGCAAtttggtggttgttttgttttacaatCAGTAAGGAAATAGGCTAGTTATTTTTTCCGTTTTCTTTCTATTTCAATTTTAATTCAAACTTCCTCACAGATTTTGACACAAGATGTCTCAGAGTGAGAGAGCTGTGGTTTGGAGCAGAGAAAATGACCGGCTCGTCTGCAGCAGTTGACCAGTGCCTTCTCCTGGCACTGGGCTCTAACGTACTTCGAGAAAGACATCCCCCCACCAGGCAATAAAACATGGCTTTGTTACTGTGCACTCTCCCGACAGAAAGGAAGCATACCACAAGAgcagctgctttaaaaaaaagccGAGGACTGATCATGTAAGTACCTTGAAAACAGCAGGAAGTTAAGCAGCATCGCACAGCGTAGAGAAACTCAGAATAGCAACAGGCAGGCATCCAAAATGGAGCCTCTCTGTTCCCTATGCAACTGCAGCCTCACCAGTCACCTGCAGGATCGTTTCAGGTTTGCATTTCTAAAAATCTCAGTTTGGTTACCAAGGAGTTACTACAGCTTCATGTTGTGACGCTGGGAGCATCAGaagtcagaaagaaaacaaaaacaagctaTTCCATTATTCCTGTCAGTAACCAGGTCCTGTGTTCTACAACTTTCCTCTTCGACTCACAATAGAGGATATGCTCTGGGTATAGCTTTTCTGTTGTCCATGTTTCTCCCATATGAATTTTCTCAATCCTAACAAACTTGTGCTGTACCCTTTCCCCAAGAGGGAACTCAAATAGCATCCTTCCTGTCCTGGGCAGAACCTACTTATATGGAAGTTCTCTAAGATTTTATAATCTTTTCCTAGCAGTGGTAAAGAGACTTTAGATTTACAGGGGTAGGGACAGAAAGATTGCATGATCCATTTCCTTTGGAAGCCAAGCTAAAAAGCTCTTCACAAACTAAATGAAGTTGACTGATACTCCACAATCAGGCTGTTTTACTCAGCTTCACTTTTAGGAATCATAGAGCTTTGACAGAGGGCTAAATTATCTCAAGATGGCACTGCCACTTGCCAACAACCTTGCAGGAATTGCACAAGAGCTAACTCTCCACCTGCAATGCTGCACAGTTAACTCACAGTAATTTACCCCATTCTCTTTAACACTTACGAAAGAGGATTCTCCCACATTTCTGATAGATAGGGCAATCTGATTTTAGATGCCAATACTACTGCTAGacaacagattaaaaaaactgCTCATGAGGCTAACCACAGGGGgggaaaaataatattaaaatattcttaATGCAACCACAACCTCTGTATACTAACTACTGTGATATATTACATAACATACTTCAATTAAGTCAGATAATTAATGAGCCCAGCACTGGGCTCTCCCAGCCTTCCCAAGTTAGAAAATCCAACAGCAACTCTGAAGACCACATAACTTTTCTCCATGGAGAATAATTGTAATTTCAGAGGTGTGAATAAGCAGCAAGGGGTTCTGACATGCTCTCATTTCCATTTCCGACCCGTTCCCTCCTCTCTGCAATCACTGCAAGTCCAGGCCTTTGGTGCCTGGGCTCatcctcccagccctggctccccaCTAGACTGGCAGAGCTGCGTGGGAAGCCATGTCATGAGTAAGGTAATTGATCCAGCTGAAAAATAGCCTGCTGCTTAAACAAATGCATAAATATTATAACATATAGacaaattataaatatatagtcttccctgctccagcagaatcATTTTACTGCACAGCTGCACAAACAATTGAGTCAGTACAACAGACAAGAAtgcagtggcacagggcagctgcaggcagcctcGGACTCCATCTATTCTATGTATTGCAGCTGATAGACACATCCAAAAAATATACATGTCAGATATAGCTACAATGTATTTGTCAAAAGAGGAATAGAAACTTATTTTCCCCTTTCAGAGTTCTGATGAGTCCCAGCTGATGTGGCTCTTCATACCAGTTTTTGCAATACTTTCTCCTCTCCCCAGGGAAAAGAGAGATTTATACACAAATGGATTTGAGCCAAGCATAGTTCCCAAAGAACTTGGCATGCCACAAGCAGAGACTGTCTGCACTCCTGTCTGGAGTCACAGGACTTTTATGTAGATATCACCAAAACCTTAAAGCCTTGCCCTTAACTCTTCCACAGGAACCCTTCCCCCATTTTTTGTCCTAGTGACAAACTACTGAAGAACCTCTGGTTTCAAAGCAACAAAATGTACTAAGTAACCCCTCCCCTTGGCACATTTTTCCTCATGATCTAATGTGATGGCTTGCCATACTTCACATGACACCCCAGCCACATTAGAAAGCACCCTGGATACCGTGCTGTACATCCTAAACCAGTCAGGAGCAGGAATACCCACGCTGCAAGTTTTGTGCTGCAA
The genomic region above belongs to Passer domesticus isolate bPasDom1 chromosome 3, bPasDom1.hap1, whole genome shotgun sequence and contains:
- the HMGN3 gene encoding high mobility group nucleosome-binding domain-containing protein 3 isoform X8, which encodes MPKRKSPEGAEGKDAAKVTKQEPTRRSARLSAKPAPPKPEPKPRKTTKKEPGTKASKGAKGKKDEKQEAAKEGSEN
- the HMGN3 gene encoding high mobility group nucleosome-binding domain-containing protein 3 isoform X3 produces the protein MFKTNYTLLLASRGRPSPEGAEGKDAAKVTKQEPTRRSARLSAKPAPPKPEPKPRKTTKKEPGTKASKGAKGKKDEKQEAAKEGTTPSENGENKTEEAQKTESVGDKNE
- the HMGN3 gene encoding high mobility group nucleosome-binding domain-containing protein 3 isoform X7; amino-acid sequence: MPKRKSPEGAEGKDAAKVTKQEPTRRSARLSAKPAPPKPEPKPRKTTKKEPGTKASKGAKGKKDEKQEAAKEGTTPSENGENKTEEAQKTESVGDKNE
- the HMGN3 gene encoding high mobility group nucleosome-binding domain-containing protein 3 isoform X5, which translates into the protein MKQHLRPLLKPFEEQWNLSWTSFCMQGKQKSPEGAEGKDAAKVTKQEPTRRSARLSAKPAPPKPEPKPRKTTKEPGTKASKGAKGKKDEKQEAAKEGSEN
- the HMGN3 gene encoding high mobility group nucleosome-binding domain-containing protein 3 isoform X2, which produces MKQHLRPLLKPFEEQWNLSWTSFCMQGKQKSPEGAEGKDAAKVTKQEPTRRSARLSAKPAPPKPEPKPRKTTKEPGTKASKGAKGKKDEKQEAAKEGTTPSENGENKTEEAQKTESVGDKNE
- the HMGN3 gene encoding high mobility group nucleosome-binding domain-containing protein 3 isoform X6, encoding MKQHLRPLLKPFEEQWNLSWTSFCMQGKQKSPEGAEGKDAAKVTKQEPTRRSARLSAKPAPPKPEPKPRKTTKRCSTSFCTEKLLSVLEAWLLLRMHNYN
- the HMGN3 gene encoding high mobility group nucleosome-binding domain-containing protein 3 isoform X4, with amino-acid sequence MKQHLRPLLKPFEEQWNLSWTSFCMQGKQKSPEGAEGKDAAKVTKQEPTRRSARLSAKPAPPKPEPKPRKTTKKEPGTKASKGAKGKKDEKQEAAKEGSEN
- the HMGN3 gene encoding high mobility group nucleosome-binding domain-containing protein 3 isoform X1; this encodes MKQHLRPLLKPFEEQWNLSWTSFCMQGKQKSPEGAEGKDAAKVTKQEPTRRSARLSAKPAPPKPEPKPRKTTKKEPGTKASKGAKGKKDEKQEAAKEGTTPSENGENKTEEAQKTESVGDKNE